The genomic window ATTCCACCCACCTACCTGTGTCGGTTTGCGGTACGGACACAATGATGACTCGCTACGAGGCTTTTCTCGGCAGCATGGGATCAGCCCGTTTACGGCCTTGCGGCCTCCCCATCACGTCTCGGCGTTAACGGCCCTGCGGATTTGCCAACAAGACCCGCCTACGCGCTTAGACCGGGTATTCCAGGGACCCGGCGGTGCCTACCCTTCTGCACCCCCCCTTCGCTGATAACGCCATCACTGTGGTACAGGAATATTGACCTGTTTTCCATCGCCTACGCCTTTCGGCCTCGGCTTAGGACCCGACTCACCCTGACCTGACGAACATAGGCCAGGAAACCTTAGGTTTACGGGGTTGATGATTCTCACATCAATTATCGCTACTTATGCCTGCATAATCTCTTCTCTGCGCTCCAGCTGTCCTTGTCGGTCAACCTTCACTGCACAGAGAATGCTCCCCTACCACTCACCTCTTGCGAGATAAGTCCGTAGCTTCGGTGGCAAACTTGAGCCCCGATAAATTTTCGGCGCACCATCGCTCGACCAGTGAGCTATTACGCACTCTTTAAAGGATGGCTGCTTCTAAGCCAACCTCCTGGCTGTCTGAGCGACGTTACAACCTTTCCCACTTAGCTTGCGCTTAGGGACCTTAGCTGACGGTCTGGGCTATTTCCCTTTCGACCACGGATCTTAGCACCCGTAGTCTCACTCCCGTGCGTCCAGTAACGGCATTCGGAGTTTGATTGGGTTCAGTAGCGTTGGAACGCCCCTAGCCCATTCAGTGCTCTACCTCCGTTACGGCTGACACGAGGCTGTCCCTCTAGACATTTCGGGGAGAACCAGCAATCACGGAGTTTGATTAGCCTTTCACCCCTACCCACAGCTCATCCGAGCTTTTTGCAACAAACATCAGTTCAGGCCTCCTCCGCCTGTTACGGCGGATTCGCCTTGGCCATGGGTAGATCACTCCGCTTCGGGTCTATCCTACGCAACTAAATGCCCAATTCGGACTCGCTTTCGCTACGGCTCCGGCTTTCCGCCTTAACCTTGCTACGCAGGATAACTCGCAGGCTCATTAAGCAAAAGGCACGCGATCAGGCATTCCCTTGCGGGCATAGCCCTTTCGCTGCTTGTAGGTGTACGGTTTCAGGTTCTATTTCACTCCCCTCACCGGGGTTCTTTTCACCTTTCCCTCACGGTACTGGTGCGCTATCGGTCATCAGCGAGTATTTAGCCTTGGAACGTGGTCGTCCCGGATTCCCACAGGGTTTCTCGAGCCCCGCGGTACTCAGGAATCTCATCCAGCAAGCTAGGGTCTTGTCGTCTACAGGGCTATCACCTTCTGTGGCCAGCCTTTCCAGACTGTTCAACTAAGATCCTAATTTGTAACTTGCCGACAGCGCCGTATCGCTGTCAGACGAAACCCTACAACACCACAGCGACAACGCACACGGGCTTGACATCACTGTGGTTTGGGCTATTCCCTTTTCGCTCGCCACTACTAGGGGAATCTCTATTGATTTCTATTCCTGCAGGTACTGAGATGTTTCACTTCCCTGCGTGGGCTTCTCGCGTCCTATGTATTCAGACGCGGATAGGCGGCATTCATCGCCTGGGTTTCCCCATTCGGACATCCTCGGATCACGGCCTGCTTGCGGCTTCCCGAGGCTTATCGCAGCTAGCTACGTCCTTCATCGCCTGCTGATGCCAGGGCATTCACCGTACACCCTTAGTAGCTTAACAATCACTTTGCTCCTGATACACATGGTCTTTCGTCAAGACCTATTCAATTGTCAAAGAACGACCTCGGCATTTTTTTGCCGAGAACTGTTTAGAGGACGTTGAGCAATGGACTCTACACTTAACTTAATCCGTCTGACGCTCATGCATAATCATACACCGCATCATACGCCGCTTGGAAACGGGTCTCATAAGCGCATTTTGGTGGAGCTGGACGGAATCGAACCGACGACCCCCTGCTTGCAAAGCAGGTGCTCTCCCAACTGAGCTACAGCCCCATTCTCGATGGAAAGAGTCTGTCCCTGATACCATGCGCCTTGCGACGAGAGAATCAGGACTCAGATGGTGGGCCTGGATAGAGTTGAACTATCGACCCCGCGCTTATCAAGCGCGTGCTCTAACCAACTGAGCTACAGGCCCAGCTGAGTCTGAAGCGACCAGGGCCTATATTCGATTCGACTGCTTCACACAAGAATCGTCGCCTGAACCCTCAGAAAAACCGTATCGTGTAAGTATGTATTGAAGAGGTGGCCCTCAGCCCATGATTTTCCGCAGAGTCATAAGACTCCTTAGAAAGGAGGTGATCCAGCCGCAGGTTCCCCTACGGCTACCTTGTTACGACTTCACCCCAATCATCGGTCATACCGTGGGCGTCTGCCTCCTTGCGGTTGGCGCCAACGACTTCAGGTACAACAAACTTTCGTGGTGTGACGGGCGGTGTGTACAAGGCCCGGGAACGTATTCACCCCGGCGTGCTGATCCGGGATTACTAGCGATTCCGCCTTCATGAGGTCGAGTTGCAGACCTCAATCTGAACTGAGGCCGGTTTTTTGCGATTGGCTCCCCCTTACGGGTTTGCAGCGCTTTGTACCGGCCATTGTAGCACGTGTGTAGCCCCAGGCATAAAGGCCATGCTGACTTGACGTCATCCCCACCTTCCTCCCCGTTCTCCTGGGCAGTCTCTCCAGAGTTCCCGGCATGACCCGTTGGTAACTGAAGACAGGGGTTGCGCTCGTTGCGGGACTTAACCCAACACCTCACGGCACGAGCTGACGACAGCCATGCAGCACCTGAGCAGGATGGTATTGCTACCTCGTTGGGCTTTCACCCTTCTACTACCTGCATGTCCAGCCTGGGTAAGGTTCTTCGCGTTGCGTCGAATTAAACCACATGCTCCACCGCTTGTGCGGGCCCCCGTCAATTCCTTTGAGTTTCAACCTTGCGGCCGTACTTCCCAGGCGGGATACTTACTGCGTTAGCTGCGGCACCGGCGGTAACCCGCCGACACTTAGTATCCATCGTTTAAGGCGTGGACTACCAGGGTATCTAATCCTGTTTGCTCCCCACGCTTTCGAGCCTCAGCGTCAGAAATGTTCCAGAGCGCCGCCTTCGCCACCGGCCTTCCTCCCGATCTCTACGCATTTCACCGCTACACCGGGAATTCCGCGCTCCTCTCCCATCCTCTAGCCGAGCAGTCCCCTCCGCACTTTCCGGGTTAGGCCCGGAGATTTCACGAAGGGCTTACCCAACCGCCTACGCTCCCTGTACGCCCAGTAAATCCGAACAACGCTTGCCACCTTCGTATTACCGCGGCTGCTGGCACGAAGTTAGCCGTGGCTGCTTCTGCAGGTACCGTCCGAACGGTTACCCGTTCCATCTTCCCTGCCGAAAGGGGTTTACAATCCGAAGACCTTCATCCCCCACGCGGCGTCGCTGCGTCAGGCTGTCGCCCATTGCGCAATATTCCTTACTGCTGCCTCCCGTAGGAGTCTGGCCCGTGTCGCAGTGCCAGTGTGGCTGATCGTCCTCTCAGACCAGCTACCCGTCGAAGCCTTGGTGAGCCGTTACCTCACCAACAAGCTGATAGGACATGAGCCCATCCAAGAGCGCGATACCCACGGTATCGCTTTCCCTCCCGATCCGCAGACCGAGAGTCGTATGCGGTATTAGCTAACCTTTCGGCTAGTTATTCCCCACTCGAGGGTAGGTTACCCATGTATTCCTCACCCGTTCGCCGCTTTACAAACGTATTGCTACGTCTTCTCGCTCGACTTGCATGTATTAGGCGCGCCGCCAGCGTTCGTTCTGAGCCAGGATCAAACTCTCAAAAGGTATTCTTAGAATTTGGACCAAGGGCCACCACTTCAATACACCTTACACCTTGCTCAACTTCCTCTATTCAGTTTTCAAAGAACAATACATCACATTCGTGACGTGGGAGGCGCAATATAAACGTTGCGCACTCTCATGTCAAGGGACCCACTCAAAGAATTCGGGTAGTTTCCCTCAGGCGCCGCATTCACCTGGACGCGGCATACAGGCAAGAACTCATCCGCCCACTGCCTTCGAACGAATGGGAAGATAACAAGACTCCCCCACGGGTGTCAAGCAACATTTTCATGTATAATCAGAAAAATATGAAAAACGACGAATCCCCACTGTCCATACGGCGCCGCACGATTTTACAAACGCTCGGACTCGCCGCAACGGCAGGAATCACCGGAGGCTGCGACGCGATCGGCTCTGTTTTTGGACGCATGTTTGCGATTCCACCCCGCGAGACGACCTATTTCACGCCGAATTCTAAATTTTACATCGTCAACTACGCAGACTCCGCTGTGGCGATATCCCGTGAGGTCAATATCGAACAATGGAAAGTGCACGTGAAAGGCGCCGTCAAAACGCCGCTTTCATTGGGCTGGCGCGATATTCTGAACCGCGATTCCTACGATCAAATTTCCACCTTGATGTGCATCGATACCCTGCCGGGTGGCGACAGTCTGGGAACTGCAACCTGGCGCGGCATCTCCCTGAAAAAGCTGCTCCTCGATTGCGGCGCGGATACTGAGACGGCGCGCGATGTCGTCTTTCGCGGCATCGACGGCTATGACGACAGCATTCCCTTCACCCGCGCCATGCAAGACGACGTGATGATCGCCTTTTTAATGAACGGTGAAAAACTCCCGAGGGAACACGGCTTCCCGATCCGCCTCATCGTCCCCGGCCTGTACGGCATCAAAAATGTGAAGTGGATCGTCGAGATTGAAGTTTATCCGGGGGACTACAAGGGCTACTGGCAGCGCAAGGGGTGGACCGACGAGGGGACGATCAAAATATTTTCACGCATCGATTCACCCGGACATTACCAAGCCCTGCGCGGACCGGAGCACACGTTCCGCGGGATCGCCTTCGGCGGATCGAACAGCATCGGCAAAGTCGAGTTGAGCTTCGATGCGGGCCGCACCTGGAATGACTGCCGAATCGACCCACCCATGTCGCCTTACTCCTGGGTGATCTGGACCTATACCTGGCGCGCGCCAAAGCCGGGGAAATTTCAAACCGTCGTGCGCGCAACCGACACAAAGGGCCAACTCCAAATCGCCGAAATCGTCCGCCCGCAGCCGGCGGGCGCGAGCGGATATCACACGATCATTGCGGAAGTCGAACAGATCTAACACCAACTGTTCCTCCCTTCACAGGCTCTCGCCCCCACAACTCCCCGATCCTTGACGTACATACATTTCGTATGTACACTTTCCGCGTGCAGTTTGAATGGGACGAAACTAAACGAGCCGCCAATCTTGCTAAACATGGAATCGACTTTGTAGACGCGCGGGAGATGTTTGCTGCGCCTCGGTTCGTGAAATCGGACGAGCGCAAAGACTATGGAGAACCGCGTTGGCAAGGACTGGGCATCGTTCGAGGCCGTCTCATGGTAGTCGCATACACCAAACGAGAGCCAAACACAGTTCGAATCATTTCACTACGAAAGGCAAATAGCCGTGAAAAAGATTTCTACCAAGGGGCGATCAAAGACTAATTGGACACGAGTTGATTCCCTGTCGGATCGCGACATCGATTACTCGGATATTCCCGAATTGGACAAAAACTTTTTCAAATCTGCAACTCTTATCCTCCCTGAGCCTAAAACCACTGTGACCATTCGACTTGATCAGCGCGTTCTTGAGTGGTTCAAGGCCAAGGGGCCCGGCTATCAGACACGGATCAACGCCCTGCTCCGAGCCTACATGGAAGCGCACAAAGGATGAGGTGAGAACAACCGATGGTCGATCGATGCACACAAGAGCGTGTAATAATTTGCCATAATGACCTCCGATAACCCGGAGGCCACTTCATCATTGTTTCCCCGGATACATTTGATGACTACCATCTGCATGATGGGATTCTTCTCTTGGCTAAGTGATATGGGGTCGCGCGGAATATCGAAAACACCAACTGCAGGAGGCCGATTGCAATACAGACATTAGCCACATTGAACATGTCTTGCGCAGACTGTTGCCGAGGCAAATATCATATCAACGTAATACAGATGTCTTTCGCAGCAGCCCAAACCTGGAGTACCATGGCGCCCTTGGGGAGTACTGATGACCGATCCGTCGCACTCAAATCCCGTTGCGCGACTCGATTCTCAACAGCGCCCACTTGAGATTTCGACGCTCCAATCGGCTGATGACATACTCCAGCAAGCCGACGCCCTCACGCGGCACGACTCGCACGCAGATGTACTGCGGGCATCCCAGTACTATCTCACCGCCGCCCATTTTCTTGAAACCCAAGATCCTCTCAGGTCCGTACAGGCCTATTACAACGCCGGCCGGCACCTCCATTGGATGGCGCAATTCACGCAAGCCGGACGAGCGTTTTCCAATGCCGGGAGGGTTGCGGAGCGCGCGGCAGCGGCCATGCCCGCCGGGCCGGATCAACGTGACTTGCAACATCTCGCCGTGCGAGCCTATTCGCGGGCCAACAATTCATTCGCCGAAGCCGGAGAGTTGGACGCGTCAGAAGCGGAATACCTGCACGAGCGAAACGCGCGACTCGCCTGGTCGAAGATGCAGGGCAAACGCCCGCTGGCTCTCTCGCCCTGGAAGGCGACGAGCAATTTCGGCACGAGCATTCCGCCCTGGATGGCATGGATCGGTGGAGCACTGGCCGCCTTCAGTTTGCTGTACGAGCTGTTCTTCCGTCTGGATTGGTTCACGCCGATAGGCAATACGACGCCCTCAGCCTGGATTCCCTTGTGGTCAGGATTTTATTACGCAATCAACGTGACCTCTTCGCTCGCGCTCGTGGAGTATCAACCGGTCCATCCTATTTGTCAGGCTGTGGTCATACTCAACGTGATAGCCGGTTATCTCCTTCTGGGAATCGGCATCGGCATGGTGGGACGCATGATGCAAACCCGCTAGTTCTCGGATTTTCTCGTGGCACTCATGACCATAATCAATCAGCCCGATTCTACTTTTGGAAAAACGAATCCCGCGCGATCTGGTCCTTGCGGATCTCATATTCTTTTTGATCGATCTTTCCGGCTTTAAAGTCCTCCTCCACCCTATCTTTCTGGCGCTTCAGATTGTATTCGTAGCCGCCGCCTGCCGCCCCTGCCCCAAGCACCCCACCGAGCACGCCGCTCCCTACTGCTCCTGAGCACCCTGTCAGCACTGTCACACACACGACGGCCAAGCATAGATTTTTCATATGTACCCCCCGTGGATCAATAGTCGAATCTCTTGCTATGGCGAAATCCCTATCCATTTGCTGACACCCGTGGTCGCCGCAACATCTCGAGCACAAGCAACGATACGCCGATTGTAATGCAGACATCAGACACATTGAAGATGCCGGTGCGGAGGGGGCCAATGCCGAGGTTCATGAAGTCGATCACCCGGCCGTCATTCATGATGCGATCCAAGAGATTGCCCAGCCCGCCGCTCAGCATGAAACTCCAGGCAATGGTTGTGGACAGTGGTATCGGTTGAGCAAAAAGAACAATCGCCAAGACGACGAGGCACAAGGCAGGGAATACCTGAAAGAGAAAAACGCGTAACCCCTCGGAGAGATCTCCGCCGAGACTCAGGAACGCCCCGGTGTTCTCGGCATATTGGAGGCGAACCGTGTCATGGAACCACGATTGGGGCGGCTGAAGAGCCAGGTATTGGTGGGCGACCTCTTTCGTAAGTTGATCACATCCCACACAGAGGACGAGGAGTAGAAAAACCAATAGGCTTCGCGTGAATCGGGACATGATTCATCATTCCATACCGCTTCTGAATTCCTACAGTGATCTTCGCTGTTTCCGCTTCTAGACCTTCACAACGTGTGCGCCCCACATCAAGAGCCGACGTCAGGACGATCGGTCTTTACGCGGCCGACCGACAGCGAGCTTCCCCCGTCGTTTCTTGAACCGTTTCCCCTTCTCCAGCTTCGTGAGCGCGGATTGGATCGCCGATTCGACGACACCGGTCAGCGTCAGTGTGGGACTCCAATACACCACGGTTCGCAACCGTTCGACCATCTCAGCGGAGAGAGACAACGTGACCCTCTCCTTCCGTGTCGGAGTCTGTCGTTTCTGTTTCATCTGATCATCTCCTTCTTATCGTGACTGCCTTGATGATTTTCACATATACTTGCATATCATGCCTTATTCGACACACGCAAGCAGGCAATGCCGTACCTCCTTGACCTCAACATGCCGAAACCACGAGATCCGGGCCGCACGAGCGGTCGGTCGATAGGGGCCGCAGAACATTTATAGGAGCGTCAAAAATAGTCTCTGAGGAAGAACCGGTCCGGTCGATGGCTGGCCTTCGTATTTCAAGTCCACGGACGCTGCCTGTCTCTCGACGAATTAGAATCCGATCCCGAATCCCCCACCCCCGCGAACCCCCGTTCCTGTCCCACCACCCACCCCGATCGAGAATCCAGGCCGCGGTCGACCATGCGCATCCGATCGCGCCGGCCACATATGGAGATGTTTCACAATCACGACCGGGTATCGATATTCGACGTCGTCGAGGTGCTCGACCTTGGCCTTTGACAGCTCTCCGACGATCGTCATCTTTATTCCCTCGACAATCGTCGCGGGGTCGAGAAATTCCTGCTGGATCGCCAGAAATCGCCCCTGCGATTGTCGGCGATCGAGAATCGGTCGCTCCTCTCCGTCGAGCGGTAACTGCAGCAACTCGATCTGCGTTCCTTCCTTAAGTCGCCTTGCCTTCAGCACCTCGCCGCCGAATACCACGATCTTGCCCTGGTATGAATCAGGCGTGGCCACCACTTCATGAAACGTGACCGATCGGTCGACCAGAGGCTCCAGATCTTCAGGAACCACTCGCGGCAAGGAGCAGGCCGCGATCAGCCCGATCGCCGCCACACACCAGAACTTGCAAAACGTCAGACGCATGTCCACACTATAGCGCGATGGTGGGGCTGTTTCTACAACTCCTTCCTCGTAAGCGCGGCGACTGAGGGTCTTTCACCCTGTGCGCTCTTCAGTTAAGATACAGAGTCCCACGGTGACTGTTCCGCGTCACCGGCTCATCGAGGCCACATCCCGACAAGAGGTCATCATGTTCAAGCTGGTCCTTGCCGTCATGCTCCTATTCATGCCGTTCGGCCTTTCCGCTTGCGACAAGGCTTATATGGCCACCATGGAGAAGATGGGATATGCCAAGCGCGACATCTTGAGCAGCCGCGTCAAGTCAGCGCGAGACGCCCAGGAAGACGCGAAACAAGAAATTCAGACCACGCTGGAGCAATTCGGGCAGGTGGTGTCGTATGAAGGCGGCGACCTGGAAGCGACTTATAAAAAGTTGAACGGCGAGCTCGAGAACAGCGAAGACGGCGCCAAAACCGTTCGGAAAAAGATCGCCGATGTCGAAAGCGTCGCCGATGCGCTCTTTTCCGAGTGGGAAACGGAACTCGGCCAGTATTCCAGCGCCGACCTGCGCCGAAAGAGTCAAGCCAAACTCACCCAGACCAAGAGCCGCTACAAAGAGATGCTGGGCGCGATGAAACGGGCCGAACAACGCATCGAACCGGTCCTGAAACCGTTGCGCGATCAAGTGCTCTACCTGAAACACAACCTGAATGCCCGCGCGCTCGCCGCCATCAAGGGAGAACTCGCGAAGGTGGATGCGCAGGTCGATCAGCTGGTCAAAGACATGAACCGTTCCATCGCCGAAGCCGACAAGTTTATCCAGTCGATGGAAAAGGACTCCGACTGATTCCGTGGCATGAAAGACCTCGCCTATGCGTATTGAAGACCAACGCGAAAGCGGCAACATCGAAGACCGTCGCGGCATGGGCCCGGCCCGACTCGGAGGAAGAGGCGGCCTCGGCATCGGCACCATTGTCCTGGTGCTCGCCGTCAGCTATTTCACCGGGGCCAACCCGCTGACTGTTTTCAATATGATCACCGGGGTCCAGAGCATGACCGAAACCATGGCTCCATCGGAGCCGGGCCCGGTCGGCGCCCCTCAAGACCAACTCGGCAAATTTGCTGCCGTCGTCCTGGCCGATACGGAAACGACCTGGCGAAACCTCCTCGGTCCTCGGTACGAGGATCCCCGTCTGGTGCTCTTTTCCGGCGCCGTGCAGTCGGCATGCGGGAGCACATCATCCGCTGTGGGCCCGTTCTATTGCCCGAACGATCACCGGGTCTATCTCGACCTTGCCTTCTTCGACGAAATGGCGCATCGGCTCGGAGCAGCCGGTGACTTTGCGCAGGCGTATGTGATCGCTCACGAAGTCGGCCATCACGTCCAAAACCTCCTGGGCGTCGCCGAGAAGGTGCATCGTCTCCAACGCCAGGTGTCTGAGGTGGAAGGCAACGCGCTGTCGGTCCGAATGGAACTCCAAGCCGATTGCTACGCCGGTGTCTGGGGCCATCACGCCAAGCGCGAACGAAACTTGATCGAGCCGGGCGATTTCGAAGAAGGGATCCGCGCAGCGGCGGCCATCGGGGACGATCGATTGCAGAACATGTCGCGTGGCCAGGTTCAGCCGGAAAGCTGGACCCACGGTTCATCTGAACAACGAATGGCTTGGCTCAAGCGTGGGCTCGAGTCCGGCGACCCCTCGGTCTGCAACACATTCGACACGAAACGGCTATGAGCGCCCCAGCACCCACGCCTCAGAGCAGCTTTCTTGCGAAAACACTCAGCCCAATACTCTCCGACCCTCCCTGGGCCGCCAAATCGTTTCTTGCCGCCAGCGCGACAACCGCCGCCGGAGTCGGCGCCTGGCTCACCGACCTGATGTCGCCGGCCCTCGCCAATGGGGGAGCCAGCTTCCTGGGAGGGTTCTTACTCGGATGGGCAATCCGGAAAACCGTCAAGCTCGCCCTGTTGGTGGCGGCCTCATTGGCGGCGCTCATCATCATCCTCAAAACCACCGGCTGGATCCATCTGGATTGGAGCTTGATCCAAGCGGATGTGAATCATATCCTTGATTGGGGTCGAGGCAAAGCCCAGGGTTTCAAAGACGTGCTGACCGGCTATCTCCCCTCCGCCGGCGCCGCCGGCGCCGGGACATTTTTTGGATTTCGAAAGAAGTAGCCGCATCCCCGATACTCGTCTCGATTCAATTGTCGAAATCCGCGACAGACAGACAGCCACACATGCATCGCTTTGTTGCCGACCCCAAGCCGGGGACGGACCCGGACGAAATAACAACGGCTGAAGCCCATCCTTCGACAAGAAGTTCGTCGAAAGAAGCGGGAATTCTGGAGGATCGAGGAACGGACTGCTATCAGCCAGGCAAGGCTTGATACCAGCCGTTGGCCTGAGCGAGGGTGAGCTTGCTGTCGAAGAGCCGGCTTACCCGATCGCCGGTGATCAACGCAGACTTGGTTCCGTCGGCAACGATTTTCCCGTCCTTCAAGAAGATGACGCGATCGATCTCCGGCGGAATTTCATGCAGATGGTGCGTGACGAGCAGAACGGTCTTTTCTTGTGTGATGTGAGCGCGCAGGAGATCGAGATATTGGAAGCAAGCCTTGAGGTCGAGGCCGCTGGTCGGTTCATCCAACACCAGCACCGGTGGATCATGCACCAATGCTCGGCCCAGCAAAAATCGTCGCTGCTCGCCGGTCGACAGATGGCCGAAGCGGCGTCCGGACAGGGCCATAATCCCCAATTCCCGCATCACCTCATACGCTCTCGTCAGCTGCGTCTTCGTGAATTCTTGATGCTCGTAGATATCGTTGCCGGCATAGAAGCCGGAAAGGATCACGTTGAGCCCTTCGGCACAGATCAAATAATCCCGCTGGAGATCATGCGATACGATGCCGATTCGCTTTCGCACATCCCAGACATTCCAGCGCTCCTCGCCGAA from Candidatus Nitrospira nitrificans includes these protein-coding regions:
- a CDS encoding FUN14 domain-containing protein, encoding MSAPAPTPQSSFLAKTLSPILSDPPWAAKSFLAASATTAAGVGAWLTDLMSPALANGGASFLGGFLLGWAIRKTVKLALLVAASLAALIIILKTTGWIHLDWSLIQADVNHILDWGRGKAQGFKDVLTGYLPSAGAAGAGTFFGFRKK
- a CDS encoding BrnA antitoxin family protein — encoded protein: MKKISTKGRSKTNWTRVDSLSDRDIDYSDIPELDKNFFKSATLILPEPKTTVTIRLDQRVLEWFKAKGPGYQTRINALLRAYMEAHKG
- a CDS encoding Slp family lipoprotein; translated protein: MRLTFCKFWCVAAIGLIAACSLPRVVPEDLEPLVDRSVTFHEVVATPDSYQGKIVVFGGEVLKARRLKEGTQIELLQLPLDGEERPILDRRQSQGRFLAIQQEFLDPATIVEGIKMTIVGELSKAKVEHLDDVEYRYPVVIVKHLHMWPARSDAHGRPRPGFSIGVGGGTGTGVRGGGGFGIGF
- a CDS encoding BrnT family toxin; the protein is MYTFRVQFEWDETKRAANLAKHGIDFVDAREMFAAPRFVKSDERKDYGEPRWQGLGIVRGRLMVVAYTKREPNTVRIISLRKANSREKDFYQGAIKD
- the ypfJ gene encoding KPN_02809 family neutral zinc metallopeptidase; translated protein: MRIEDQRESGNIEDRRGMGPARLGGRGGLGIGTIVLVLAVSYFTGANPLTVFNMITGVQSMTETMAPSEPGPVGAPQDQLGKFAAVVLADTETTWRNLLGPRYEDPRLVLFSGAVQSACGSTSSAVGPFYCPNDHRVYLDLAFFDEMAHRLGAAGDFAQAYVIAHEVGHHVQNLLGVAEKVHRLQRQVSEVEGNALSVRMELQADCYAGVWGHHAKRERNLIEPGDFEEGIRAAAAIGDDRLQNMSRGQVQPESWTHGSSEQRMAWLKRGLESGDPSVCNTFDTKRL
- the lspA gene encoding signal peptidase II translates to MSRFTRSLLVFLLLVLCVGCDQLTKEVAHQYLALQPPQSWFHDTVRLQYAENTGAFLSLGGDLSEGLRVFLFQVFPALCLVVLAIVLFAQPIPLSTTIAWSFMLSGGLGNLLDRIMNDGRVIDFMNLGIGPLRTGIFNVSDVCITIGVSLLVLEMLRRPRVSANG
- a CDS encoding ABC transporter ATP-binding protein, whose amino-acid sequence is MFLDFSFALQEGEHVAILGPNGAGKTTLLKLLSGEVHAMPREETRMALFGEERWNVWDVRKRIGIVSHDLQRDYLICAEGLNVILSGFYAGNDIYEHQEFTKTQLTRAYEVMRELGIMALSGRRFGHLSTGEQRRFLLGRALVHDPPVLVLDEPTSGLDLKACFQYLDLLRAHITQEKTVLLVTHHLHEIPPEIDRVIFLKDGKIVADGTKSALITGDRVSRLFDSKLTLAQANGWYQALPG
- a CDS encoding DUF2959 domain-containing protein; translated protein: MTVPRHRLIEATSRQEVIMFKLVLAVMLLFMPFGLSACDKAYMATMEKMGYAKRDILSSRVKSARDAQEDAKQEIQTTLEQFGQVVSYEGGDLEATYKKLNGELENSEDGAKTVRKKIADVESVADALFSEWETELGQYSSADLRRKSQAKLTQTKSRYKEMLGAMKRAEQRIEPVLKPLRDQVLYLKHNLNARALAAIKGELAKVDAQVDQLVKDMNRSIAEADKFIQSMEKDSD
- a CDS encoding molybdopterin-dependent oxidoreductase gives rise to the protein MYNQKNMKNDESPLSIRRRTILQTLGLAATAGITGGCDAIGSVFGRMFAIPPRETTYFTPNSKFYIVNYADSAVAISREVNIEQWKVHVKGAVKTPLSLGWRDILNRDSYDQISTLMCIDTLPGGDSLGTATWRGISLKKLLLDCGADTETARDVVFRGIDGYDDSIPFTRAMQDDVMIAFLMNGEKLPREHGFPIRLIVPGLYGIKNVKWIVEIEVYPGDYKGYWQRKGWTDEGTIKIFSRIDSPGHYQALRGPEHTFRGIAFGGSNSIGKVELSFDAGRTWNDCRIDPPMSPYSWVIWTYTWRAPKPGKFQTVVRATDTKGQLQIAEIVRPQPAGASGYHTIIAEVEQI